From the genome of Athene noctua chromosome 26, bAthNoc1.hap1.1, whole genome shotgun sequence:
AGGACACCACTGCTTTTTCTTTGAGGCAAAATGTAGTAAATTCCGTCCTGCAGATGTGTCAGAGCCCTACTTAACCTCTAAAGATCAGCTCTGCGATTCAGAAGTGTCCTAAGAATAGAGACTTGGCCCCACACTATTTCCCTTCTTGATTTCCTTGCATACTAGACTTTAGGTATTCAAGGAACGGAATTGGAGGTGTATGTACAAACCCAAATGTCTGAACTCAACAGTAGGTTCTGGCTCTGCCTGCTGTGTGCCCAAGTATGGAAATCAGCTTAGTGAGGAAAAGACACTTTAGTTACTGCTCAAGAGCGGTGCTGTGGAACCTCTGGgggaaaatgctgcagaaattgTGAAGATCTGCAGCTTGGAGCTGAACTCCAAGCTCCTCTCTCCTCTGTGGTATGAAAGCAGCCTGCTGGGCACTTCTATAGACTTTGAGTAACAATGTGGCAGAAAGCTTCTGTTCATATTTGGGTCTCTCCTTCCCTTAGAGAGTCCTCCTTGGGGATCCTGCTGCAGGACAAACTTACACTCCGAGAAATACTTTTTGGCTTCTCCCACATGAGTTCACTGGACTGTTTCACAATAAGACCTATGAAAACAAGGCTTCAGCTACCAAACATACATACAGGTTCATCTTTTCCACCCTCCGGCCTGTAGAACCATTCCACCACCGTGCTGGCTGTcacctcttccctcttcatgcaGGAGATGCAGAGAAGCTTCATGTGTGTTCCTTGGACAGCCTCTGTCTCGGAGGGAACTTCAACACATACTGCAGAACAAAAACCAGCTAGGgaagaggagcagcagagaagaaGCATAAGACAGAATTAGAGAGACGTCAGTTATCCACATCTTGGCATTTATGATCACATCCTCCCAAACGGAAAACTGTTTCATTCATTACTAGCACCCTCTGACAACAGATCAGTCTCAAATGCCAAATTTTACCAAGCTTCCTTCTCTGAGATATACATAATTCATAATAATTAACAGAGGGTGATCGCTTCATGCGGATTTACCCTCTCTAGCATCTGCTTTGCCACAACTTTAATTTTTCCCGTAGTAATTAATGCCACTTTAGAGGCATTGTTGCTCTCTCCCATGCCTGCTGAGCATGCTCCTCCTAGAGTAGCAATTACAGACTAGAATGAGAGAAAGCCCAGAATTGAAGCGTGGAGGAGCAGCTCACTCTTTGTGCTAAGTTAAAAGGTCTGGACCTTATAATCTGGCAACGTGTTCAAAACTGGGAGGATTTGCCACCCTTCCTGTTTCTAGGTTTCATAAGCAGTACTGGGAACCGAGACGCTTGGACTCGAGTAAATTTGGCAGCGGGAAGAGTTATTGATTTTACATGCATTCCTGTTCAAAATGCTTCCAATCAGATCTGTGGTAACACTGGCAACTACAAAATACTGCTCTCCCCCAAAACGACAAAAATCACCGTCTGTGAAGGCACATGCTTGGTGAGAAAAGGCATGCTTCAGCACCACGTCTCAGACTAAATCCCTGCTGACATTTGGGCTAAACGAAACTGGGTTCTGTCTGTCCAAACCTGCCCCCGAAGCCTAGAGGTTAACTCATGGAAGGTGCTGACTTTGctggctgctccctcctccccagcctctGAGATACCGTTAACCCCTTCCCTCGAGCGCTGTATTAGCCCAGACCTAGCCTAGAAACAGTCCGATTCCAATTCTCCGGTACTACCGGCTCCATGGGCAGCACCAGCTTTCTagaagaaataaggaagaagCCACTGGACCATGCTTTACTCTGGTTAAACGAGACACGCACAGGCAGATACGCCCCACGCAGAGCTGCGGGTGTACGTGTACATCAGATGTAGCTGCCTTGGGAAAAACTAACCAACGTTTTCTTGGCTGAAGCAGAAAAACCATAATCACCGCGGAATAGTTTTACTCCAGGTTATATTGACTGCACGGAAAATTAGCACTAACGTGCGCTGCTTGACGGTTTGCACGTCCTCCCTGAGGCAACTAAATGTTAAATTACCTCGCAAATTTCAGAACAGCAGCCAAGGGGCAACAGTAAAGGACTTGCACGAGTATTAAAGCACACGCTCTGCGCCCTGAGCCTACTTAGCGGTACCGTATTTTCTCCGCTGGCGTTAACTCCGTTACATCCCTCCTAACTCTACGGGAACGTTGTTTCCTTCTCCCTTTGTAAACAAAAAAAGCCGCTTTGAGGCTGGGTCCTCCCGGGAGCGTTAAGGGAACCTCGGTCGGAGCCGCGGTGCTTGCAGACCCCTCCTGCCGGGGGCGAGCACCGCCTTCGGGGGGCAACCTGgctgaagggaagagggaagggaaagcaCCTACCCCAGAGCACCAACGCGAGCCAAGAGGCACAGACCAGCCTGGGCGGCGCAGCCATCGCTCCGAGCCGGGGGCGACTCCGCTCGGTGGCCGCGGGTCCCGCTCCCTCCTCACCGCGCAACAGGAtgcgccgggcggcggccggggatgGCGAAGGCGCCGGTTGCCCGCGGCCGCGGGatccccgcggggccgggccgggctccccgcggCAGCACCACGGACAGGGCCGCGGGCGCGGAcagctccgctccgctccgcgcgggcgcggccgccgccttcctcctcctcctcctcctcctccgcggaGCAGCAGGTGGCTGCGCGGCTcagcgcggggcggcgcggcccggggctGGGAGGTGGCAACCGGCGGCCCTTTGTTCTGCCgttgggcaggggaggggagcgCGCATCGCTGCGCGGGGGCGCAGATTCTCTGCGTACCGGCAACGTCTGCGCGGAGCCCAGCCTCGCCCgggcggggggcacggccggCCCCAGGCATGCGcggccgcctccctccctccctccctcctcccacccgccctcccccggccccgggctcctCCCGGCCGCGGAGAGGGAGCCCCGGGCTCGGCTCTCCCCACCGAGCCAAGGGGCTACCGGGGCTCCTGCGGGGCCACCGGAGCGGCCAGCGCCCGGGCATCCTCCTGCAGGCTGCACGGAGCGGAACGGGGGCACCGGCTCCAAGGTAGAGGCAGGGGCGGGAGTTATCCACGCGGGGTCACAAAGGCCCCCCCGCCCCTGAAATAGGGTTTGACACAAGCGCCTGCCCAGCTCTGAAGGTCACAGGGAAATCCTCTCTGCTCATGTTCCAGCCTGATTTCCCAGGAGTTTAATACCAGCAGCAGGCTGGGCTTTCTCCTCTTGGACTGGGGCCACTGTGGCCCGAAGGGCTTCTCCAACTTTGAAGGTCACAGTGGacagaaaggggggaaaaaaaaaaaaaaaaaaaaagcttgttaaATGTGCTCTCTCTTTTTAAAGCATCTGCTCCGATGGCAGCTCGATAAACAGCACGATCTATTGAATTAAACCTGACCAGCCCCAGCAGAGAACCACACGTGAGCAACTCCCTGTGCCAAAACTCAGAGCGCAGACAGCAAGACCCACCCAAACAGAG
Proteins encoded in this window:
- the SCN3B gene encoding sodium channel regulatory subunit beta-3 — encoded protein: MPGAGRAPRPGEAGLRADVAGTQRICAPAQRCALPSPAQRQNKGPPVATSQPRAAPPRAEPRSHLLLRGGGGGGGGRRRPRPRGAERSCPRPRPCPWCCRGEPGPAPRGSRGRGQPAPSPSPAAARRILLRGEEGAGPAATERSRPRLGAMAAPPRLVCASWLALVLWAGFCSAVCVEVPSETEAVQGTHMKLLCISCMKREEVTASTVVEWFYRPEGGKDEPIYEYRKANHEFPSRFSGRLQWNGSKDMQDVSITVLNVTLNDSGIYTCNITREFEFEIHRPLFTSSRLIHLTVVEEAGEDFTSVISEIMMYILLVFLTLWLLIEMVYCYRKVSKAEEAAQENATDYLAIPSENKENCAVPVEE